TGGCCTCGGCCTGCTCGGCCAGCTCGTCGTGGCGCACCACCTGCAGCCACCACAGCCGCGCGCCCAGCAGGCCAAAGCCCAGCAGCACAAACAGCGCGGCGGCGACCAGGCGGGTGCGAAAGCGCCCCAGCTCCCGGTCGAGATCCTTGAGTTCGGTCACAGCGGTCGGTTTTGATCGGGATCGGGCGCGCGGCGCTGCGGCGCCAGCAGCAGCCACACCACCAGCGGCCACAGCGCCGCCTCGGCCAGCGGGGCCAGCATCAGGCCCCAGCCCGGAAACATGCCGCCGGCGATCATGCGTGCCACCAGGGCCACGCCATGCGCCGCCAGAAACAGCGGCAGCACCTGCAGTGCCTGCGCCGGCACCGAGAACCACAGCAGCCGCCGGTGCGCGCTGACCGCGAAGTAGGCCAGCAGCGTGTAGGCCAGCGCATGCTGGCCCAGCACCGCGCCTTCGTGCACATCGATCAGCAGGCCGAAGAAGAAGGCCCAGCCCACGCCCACGCGACGCGGTTGGTGCACGTTCCAGAACACCAGCACCAGGGCCATCAGGTCGGGCGAGGCGGGGTGGCGGCCGATCGGCGTCATCTCCAGCAGCACCGCCAGCAGCAGCGAGAAGCCGATGAACAGCGGGTTGGCCGGCAGCAGCAGCTGGTCAGAGCCGCGCGGCATGATCATGGCCGGCTCCCGGTGGCGGGGGGCGTGCCAGTGGCGTTGCTGCCGGCGGCTGTGGTGCTGGCCGCGGCCGCACCGGCGGCTGCCGCGCTGCCGGGCCGCTCGGCCGGCGCGGTCTTGGCGCCCTTGGCCGGCTTGTCGGCGCGGCCGGTCTCGGCCAGCGGCTCGGGCCGCGGCGGCAGCTGCATGGCCGTGGGCTGCAGCACCAGCAGGTGGCGCACCCCGTCCAGGCCGGCGGCCGGGGCGAGCAGGATGCGGGCAAAGCCGGCATCGGCACGCCGGTCGACCCGGGTCACCGTGCCCACGGCCAGGCCGGGCGGGTAGACGCCGTCGATGCCGCTGGTGAGCAGCCGGTCACCGGCCTTCACATCGGCATTGGCAGCCACGAAGCGCAGCTCGAGCGCGCCGCCACCCTCGGCACCGCCGAAGGCCGCGCTGCGCTGCTGGGTGCGCTCGTTGAGCACCGGAATCGCTGCATCGCGGTCGGTCAGCAGCGTGACCAGCGCCGACAGCGGGTACACCGCCGTCACCTGGCCCAGCACGCCGGCCTCGTTGATCACCGGCGAGCCACGCACCACGCCATGGCGCTCGCCACGGTCGATGAACAGCTTGCGCGCATAGGGGTCGGCTGCCTCGTACAGCACCTCGGCGCCAAGGGCCGGCACGGCCAGCGCCGGGCGCAGCTCGAGCAGCGCCCGCAGCCGCGTGTTCTCGGCCGCCAGCAGGGCCCCGCGCGAGGCCAGCTCGGACTGGCGCGCCAGCTGCAACCGGGCCGCGTTTTCGCCGCTGCGCGCGGCGTCCAGGCCCTGCACATAGGCCGACACCTCGTCGGCCAGGCGCACCGGCCACTTCAGCGCCTGCTGCAGCGGCAGCAGCGCAGTGGCCATCGCCGAGCGCAGCGGCCGGGTGAGCTGGAAGCGCGTATCGGCCGCCATCAGAAAGACGGCCAGCGCCGAGCACAGCACCAGCTTGGTCAGTGCCGACGGGCCCTGGCGAAAAAAGGGCGGTGGGGTGCGATCGATCGTGCCGAGCGACATGGCGGGCTGCGGCGCAGGCGGGGCCGTGCGGTGGGGTCGGCTGGCGGCAGGCCGGGGCCGACCGGGGCCTTACTCGGAGGTGAAGATCGAACCCAGGCGCTCCATGCGCTCGAGTGCCATGCCGCAGCCACGCACCACGCAGGTCAGCGGGTCTTCGGCCACCAGCACCGGCAGGCCGGTTTCTTCGGCCAGCAGGCGATCGAGATCGCGCAGCAGCGCGCCGCCGCCGGTGAGCATCATGCCGCGCTCGGCGATGTCGGCGCCCAGCTCGGGCGGGGTCTGCTCGAGCGCGTTCTTGACGCTGGAGACGATCTGGTTCAGCGGGTCGGTCAGCGCCTCGAGGATCTCGTTGCTGCTGATCGTGAAGCTGCGCGGCACGCCTTCGCTGAGGTTGCGGCCCTTGACCTCGATCTCCTTGACCTCGCTGCCCGGGAAGGCCGAGCCGATGTTCTTCTTGATCATCTCGGCGGTGGGCTCGCCGATCAGCATGCCGTAGTTGCGGCGGATGTAGTTGATGATGGCTTCGTCGAACTTGTCGCCGCCCACCCGCACGCTGCCCTTGTAGACCATGCCGCCCAGCGAGATCACGCCGACCTCGGTGGTGCCGCCGCCGATGTCGACCACCATCGAGCCCGAGGCCTCGCTCACCGGCAGGCCGGCGCCGATGGCCGCGGCCATCGGTTCTTCGATCAGGTAGACCTCGCTGGCGCCGGCGCCCAGCGCCGATTCACGGATGGCGCGGCGCTCGACCTGGGTCGAGCCGCAGGGCACGCAGATGATGATGCGCGGGCTCGGGCGCAGCACCGAGCGCGGGTGGACCATCTTGATGAACTGCTTGAGCATCTGCTCGGTGACGGTGAAGTCGGCGATCACGCCGTCCTTCATCGGGCGAATGGCCTCGATGTTGCCGGGCACCTTGCCGAGCATGGCCTTGGCTTCCTTGCCGACGGCCTGGATGGTCTTCTTGCCGTTGGGGCCACCCTCGTGGCGGATGGCCACCACCGAGGGTTCGTCCAGCACGATGCCCTTGCCGCGCACGTAGATCAGCGTATTGGCGGTGCCAAGGTCGATGGCCAGGTCGGTGGAGAAATAGCGGCGCAGGGATCCGTACATGGGGAAACGCAATCTGGGCAGGAGGGCGATCAGCGGCAGGCAGCGGCGGGCACAGGCCCGAGGCGACTTCTAGGCGGTGCGGCAGACCGCGGAACGCGACATTGGACGGTGTGGGCCGTGGGTTGCGATGCGCAACGCAGGCACGGCAGGCAGGCTGGAAAGAGGGGCGGCCCACCCCGGTGTTGACGCTGGCGGCAGCAGCGAAATGGCCGCTGCCGGCAATGGGCGCATCAGGGTGTGGATAACCGAAGATAATACCGCATCACCCCGGTGTTTCCCCCTTCGGAAACCCACCGTTGCACCGCTTCCCCATGCCTCTGACCCCACAGGACGTGAGCCGCATCGCGCATCTGGCTCGCCTCGAACTCAACCCCGCCGAAGAGCCCGTGATGCTGGCCCAGCTGAACGACTTTTTCGGCATCGTCGAGCAGATGCGTGCCGTCGACACCTCGGGTGTGGAGCCGCTGTACACGCCCCTGTCGGCGTTGCACGCGGTCGAGCTGCGGCTGCGTGACGACGCGGTGAGCGAAGCGCCCGACCGCACGGCCAACCAGGCCAGCGCGCCAGCGGTGGAAGACGGCTTGTTCCTGGTGCCGAAGGTCATCGAATGAGCGCTGAACTGCACACGCTGGGCGTGGCCCAGCTCGGCCGCGCGCTGGCCGACAAAACCGTCTCCAGCGAGGAACTCACCCGCCACCTGCTGGGCCGCATCGAGGCGCAGCGCGCGCTCGGCGCCTTCTTGCACGTGGACGCCGAAACCGCGCTGGCCGGCGCCCGCGCCGCCGATGCGCAGCGCGCCGCCGGCCAGGCCGGCCCGCTGACCGGCGTGCCGATTGCGCACAAGGACATCTTCGTCACCCGCGGCGCGCCCACCACCGCTGGCTCGAAGATGCTGGCCGGCTATGCCAGCCCCTTTGACGCCACCGTGGTGGCGCGGCTCGATGCCGCCGGCACGGTGCGCCTGGGCAAGCTCAACTGCGACGAGTTCGCGATGGGCTCGGCCAACGAGAACTCGGCGTTTTTTCCGGCCCACAACCCCTGGGATGCCAACCGCGTGCCCGGCGGCTCGTCGGGTGGCTCGGCCACGGCCGTGGCCGCGCGCCTGCTGCCGGCAGCCACCGGCACCGACACCGGCGGCTCGATCCGCCAGCCGGCCAGCTTCACCGGCATCACCGGCATCAAGCCCACCTACGGCGTGTGCTCGCGCTACGGCATGATCGCCTTCGCCTCCAGCCTCGACCAGGCCGGCCCGATGGCGCGCAGTGCCGAAGACTGCGCGCTGCTGCTGGGTGCGATGAGCGGTTTTGATGCGCTCGATGCCACCAGTGCGCAGCGCCCGCCGCAAGATTTTCACGCCCAGATGCTGGCCCCGCGTGCCGGTGCCAGCGCGGCCCAGCCGCTGGCTGGCCTGCGCATCGGCCTGCCGAAGGAGTTTTTCCCCGACGGCCTGGCCTCGGATGTGGCCGGCAGCGTGCGCGCCGCGCTGGCCGAGCTGCAGAAGCTGGGCGCCGCGCTGGTGGATGTGAGCCTGCCGCGCACCCAGCTGTCGATCCCGGTGTACTACATCATCGCCCCGGCCGAGGCCAGCTCGAACCTGAGCCGCTTCGACGGCGTCAAGTTCGGCCACCGCGCCGCGCAGTACACCGACCTGCTCGACATGTACAAGAAGAGCCGCGCCGAGGGCTTTGGCCCCGAGGTCAAGCGCCGCATCATGATCGGCGCCTATGTGCTCAGCCACGGCTACTACGACGCCTACTACCTGCAGGCGCAGAAGCTGCGCCGCATGATCGCCGACGACTTCCAGGCCTGCTTCCGCGAGTGCGACGTGATCGCCGGCCCGGTGGCGCCCACGGTGGCCTGGAAGCTGGGCGAGCAGGGCGCCGACCCGCTGCAGGCGTATCTGGCCGACATCTTCACCCTGCCCGCCAGCCTGGCCGGCCTGCCCGGCATGAGCGTGCCGGCCGGCTTTGGCGAGGGCGGCATGCCGGTCGGCCTGCAGCTGATCGGCAACTACTTTGCCGAAGGCACGCTGCTGCACGCCGCGCATGCGCTGCAGCAGGCCACCGACTGGCACACCCGTGTGCCGGCCGGCATCTGAGCCCGATCCCATGAGCACTCCCGCATTGATTCGTGGCTACGAGGTCGTCATCGGCCTGGAAACCCACGCCCAGCTCTCCACGCAGAGCAAGATCTTCTCCGGCGCCAGCACCGCCTTCGGCGCGGCGCCCAACACCCAGGCCTGCGCGGTGGATCTGGCGCTGCCCGGCACGCTGCCGGTGATGAACCGCGCCGCGGTCGAGCGCGCCATCCGCTTTGGCCTGGCGGTGGGCGCCAAGGTGGCGCAGCAATCGATCTTTGCGCGCAAGAACTACTTCTACCCCGATCTGCCCAAGGGCTACCAGATCAGCCAGTACGAGACGCCGGTGGTGCAGGGCGGCAGCCTGAAGATCCGCGTGGGCGACGGCGACAAGGCGGTGGAGAAGCTGGTCAACCTGACCCGCGCGCATCTGGAAGAAGACGCTGGAAAAAGCCTGCACGAAGACTTTCACGGCCAGACCGGCATCGACCTGAACCGTGCCGGCACGCCGCTGCTGGAGATCGTCACCGAGCCCGACATGCGCAGCAGCGCCGAGGCCGTGGCCTACGCCCGCGCGCTGCACGCGCTGGTGATGTGGCTGGGCATCTGCGACGGCAACATGCAGGAAGGCAGTTTTCGCTGCGATGCCAACGTCTCGGTGCGCAAGCCCGGGGCGCCGTTCGG
This portion of the Aquabacterium sp. OR-4 genome encodes:
- the gatA gene encoding Asp-tRNA(Asn)/Glu-tRNA(Gln) amidotransferase subunit GatA, which gives rise to MSAELHTLGVAQLGRALADKTVSSEELTRHLLGRIEAQRALGAFLHVDAETALAGARAADAQRAAGQAGPLTGVPIAHKDIFVTRGAPTTAGSKMLAGYASPFDATVVARLDAAGTVRLGKLNCDEFAMGSANENSAFFPAHNPWDANRVPGGSSGGSATAVAARLLPAATGTDTGGSIRQPASFTGITGIKPTYGVCSRYGMIAFASSLDQAGPMARSAEDCALLLGAMSGFDALDATSAQRPPQDFHAQMLAPRAGASAAQPLAGLRIGLPKEFFPDGLASDVAGSVRAALAELQKLGAALVDVSLPRTQLSIPVYYIIAPAEASSNLSRFDGVKFGHRAAQYTDLLDMYKKSRAEGFGPEVKRRIMIGAYVLSHGYYDAYYLQAQKLRRMIADDFQACFRECDVIAGPVAPTVAWKLGEQGADPLQAYLADIFTLPASLAGLPGMSVPAGFGEGGMPVGLQLIGNYFAEGTLLHAAHALQQATDWHTRVPAGI
- a CDS encoding rod shape-determining protein — protein: MYGSLRRYFSTDLAIDLGTANTLIYVRGKGIVLDEPSVVAIRHEGGPNGKKTIQAVGKEAKAMLGKVPGNIEAIRPMKDGVIADFTVTEQMLKQFIKMVHPRSVLRPSPRIIICVPCGSTQVERRAIRESALGAGASEVYLIEEPMAAAIGAGLPVSEASGSMVVDIGGGTTEVGVISLGGMVYKGSVRVGGDKFDEAIINYIRRNYGMLIGEPTAEMIKKNIGSAFPGSEVKEIEVKGRNLSEGVPRSFTISSNEILEALTDPLNQIVSSVKNALEQTPPELGADIAERGMMLTGGGALLRDLDRLLAEETGLPVLVAEDPLTCVVRGCGMALERMERLGSIFTSE
- the mreC gene encoding rod shape-determining protein MreC; protein product: MSLGTIDRTPPPFFRQGPSALTKLVLCSALAVFLMAADTRFQLTRPLRSAMATALLPLQQALKWPVRLADEVSAYVQGLDAARSGENAARLQLARQSELASRGALLAAENTRLRALLELRPALAVPALGAEVLYEAADPYARKLFIDRGERHGVVRGSPVINEAGVLGQVTAVYPLSALVTLLTDRDAAIPVLNERTQQRSAAFGGAEGGGALELRFVAANADVKAGDRLLTSGIDGVYPPGLAVGTVTRVDRRADAGFARILLAPAAGLDGVRHLLVLQPTAMQLPPRPEPLAETGRADKPAKGAKTAPAERPGSAAAAGAAAASTTAAGSNATGTPPATGSRP
- the gatC gene encoding Asp-tRNA(Asn)/Glu-tRNA(Gln) amidotransferase subunit GatC, translating into MPLTPQDVSRIAHLARLELNPAEEPVMLAQLNDFFGIVEQMRAVDTSGVEPLYTPLSALHAVELRLRDDAVSEAPDRTANQASAPAVEDGLFLVPKVIE
- the mreD gene encoding rod shape-determining protein MreD, translated to MIMPRGSDQLLLPANPLFIGFSLLLAVLLEMTPIGRHPASPDLMALVLVFWNVHQPRRVGVGWAFFFGLLIDVHEGAVLGQHALAYTLLAYFAVSAHRRLLWFSVPAQALQVLPLFLAAHGVALVARMIAGGMFPGWGLMLAPLAEAALWPLVVWLLLAPQRRAPDPDQNRPL